A genomic stretch from Helianthus annuus cultivar XRQ/B chromosome 1, HanXRQr2.0-SUNRISE, whole genome shotgun sequence includes:
- the LOC110941104 gene encoding berberine bridge enzyme-like 15, translating into MTQTLRHLFVLLTALISSAVSDPLADNFLQCLSQDPNVTTTNFVFTLNDTEYSSILKSTITNLRFSTPTTPKPLAVITPLTYSHVQSAILCSKHLKFQIRIRSGGHDNAGLSYTSSYQFPFVVLDLRELRSVTIESGQNTAWVEGGATLGELYYRVFQESPNLGFAAGTCPTVGVGGHISGGGFGNMMRKYGLAADNVIDARIVDANGKILDRKSMGEDLFWAIRGGGGGSFGVVVAWKLNLVYVPNKVTVFSLSKTVEEGGSNLFNKWQYISHNVSRDLFMRLIILPALNEAGNRTIQVIFNSMFLGNMDKLMETVTDSFPELGLQEKDCSEMSWIETVLYFDNYTVGRSIDVLKDRKPVPKSYFNGKSDYVKEPIPEEKLEEIWKWCLEGDNPVLVMEPHGGKMHEIHETRIAYPHRKGYLYNIQYLERWDNDSIESSAKRISWMRNMYENMTPYVAKNPRAAYVNYRDLDLGENGNLDDTSYLNAMNWGSKYFGDNFRRLAMVKGVVDPDNFFFYEQSIPPLIMSEE; encoded by the coding sequence ATGACACAAACTCTACGACATCTCTTTGTGCTTCTTACCGCTTTAATCTCTTCCGCAGTTTCAGATCCGCTAGCTGATAATTTTCTTCAGTGCCTTTCTCAAGATCCAAATGTCACAACCACAAATTTTGTTTTCACCCTAAACGACACAGAATATTCATCTATTCTTAAGTCAACCATCACAAACCTTAGATTTTCAACACCTACAACTCCAAAACCATTAGCTGTAATCACCCCCTTAACATATTCCCATGTACAATCTGCAATACTTTGTTCCAAACATTTGAAATTTCAAATCCGAATCCGAAGTGGTGGGCATGATAATGCTGGCCTTTCATACACTTCAAGTTACCAATTCCCTTTTGTTGTTCTTGACCTAAGAGAATTGCGGTCAGTAACCATAGAGTCGGGTCAGAACACTGCATGGGTCGAGGGTGGTGCAACCCTTGGTGAACTTTATTACCGGGTGTTCCAAGAAAGTCCAAATCTCGGATTTGCGGCAGGGACCTGCCCAACTGTTGGTGTTGGTGGTCATATAAGTGGAGGGGGGTTTGGTAATATGATGAGAAAGTATGGTCTAGCAGCCGATAATGTTATCGATGCTAGGATTGTTGATGCTAATGGGAAAATTCTTGATAGAAAATCTATGGGGGAAGATCTATTTTGGGCGATTAGAGGGGGTGGTGGTGGGAGTTTTGGGGTTGTAGTCGCTTGGAAACTTAACCTTGTTTATGTTCCTAATAAAGTTACGGTTTTTAGTCTTTCCAAGACTGTAGAAGAAGGTGGTTCAAATCTTTTTAACAAGTGGCAGTACATTTCACACAATGTAAGTCGAGATTTATTCATGAGACTTATAATACTTCCTGCTTTAAATGAGGCAGGAAACAGAACAATCCAAGTAATATTCAATTCGATGTTTCTTGGAAATATGGATAAGCTCATGGAAACCGTAACCGATAGCTTCCCTGAGTTGGGTTTACAGGAAAAAGACTGCAGTGAAATGAGTTGGATCGAAACGGTactttattttgataattatacAGTTGGGAGAAGCATTGATGTTCTAAAAGATAGGAAGCCCGTCCCAAAAAGCTATTTCAATGGTAAGTCAGACTATGTGAAAGAACCGATACCCGAAGAAAAGCTGGAAGAGATATGGAAATGGTGTTTGGAGGGAGACAACCCGGTTCTTGTAATGGAACCACACGGTGGGAAGATGCATGAAATTCATGAAACGAGAATTGCTTACCCTCACCGAAAAGGGTATTTGTATAACATACAATATCTTGAGCGATGGGACAATGACAGCATTGAATCATCCGCAAAGCGTATAAGTTGGATGAGAAATATGTACGAAAATATGACACCATATGTGGCAAAGAATCCAAGAGCAGCTTATGTGAATTACAGGGATTTGGATTTAGGTGAAAATGGTAATTTAGATGACACAAGTTACTTGAATGCTATGAATTGGGGTAGCAAGTATTTTGGCGACAATTTTAGGAGGTTGGCTATGGTGAAAGGTGTTGTTGATCCAGATAATTTCTTCTTCTATGAGCAGAGTATCCCACCTCTGATTATGAGTGAAGAGTGA
- the LOC110884675 gene encoding O-acetylstemmadenine oxidase-like has product MELNIMTQTLRHLFVLLTALISSSVSNPLADNFLQCLSQDPNVTTTNFVFTQNDSEYSFILESTIANLKYSTPTTPKPLAVITPLTYSHVQSTILCSKHLKFQIRIRSGGHDSEGLSYTSSYQSPFVVLDLRELRSVIIESGQNTAWVETGATLGELYYWVSQESPNLGFAAGTCPTVGAGGHISGGGFGNMMRKYGLAADNVIDARIVDANGKILDRKSMGEDLFWAIRGGGGGSFGVVVAWKVNLVYVPDKVTVFSLTKTIEEGGSSLFNKWQYVSHNVSRDLFIRVEIQPALNESGNKTIQVMFSSMFLGNVDQLMETITDGFPELGLQEKDCSEMSWIETVLYFDDYTVGRSVDVLKERNTVDKSYGINKSDYVKEPIPEEKLEEIWKWCLEGDWPVLVMEPQGGKMHEIDDTIIAYPYRKGYLYNVQYREKWEDDSFESSEKRISWMRKMYENMAPYVAKNPRAAYVNFRDLDLGENDVDNTSYLNALKWGSKYFGDNFRRLAMVKGVVDPDNFFFFEQSIPPLITCEEKSDIGSC; this is encoded by the coding sequence ATGGAGCTAAATATTATGACACAAACTCTACGACATCTCTTTGTGCTTCTTACCGCTTTAATCTCTTCATCAGTTTCAAATCCACTAGCTGATAATTTTCTTCAGTGCCTCTCTCAAGATCCAAATGTCACAACCACAAATTTTGTGTTCACCCAAAATGACTCAGAATATTCATTCATTCTTGAGTCAACCATCGCAAACCTTAAGTATTCCACACCTACAACTCCGAAACCATTGGCTGTAATCACACCCTTAACATATTCCCATGTACAATCTACAATACTTTGTTCCAAACATCTAAAATTTCAAATCCGAATCCGAAGTGGTGGACATGATAGCGAAGGCCTTTCATACACTTCAAGTTACCAATCCCCTTTTGTTGTTCTTGACCTAAGAGAACTGCGGTCGGTAATCATAGAGTCGGGTCAGAACACTGCATGGGTCGAGACTGGTGCAACCCTTGGTGAACTTTATTACTGGGTGTCTCAAGAAAGTCCAAATCTTGGATTTGCGGCAGGGACCTGCCCAACCGTTGGTGCTGGTGGTCATATAAGTGGAGGGGGATTTGGTAATATGATGAGAAAGTATGGTCTAGCAGCCGATAATGTTATCGATGCTAGGATTGTTGATGCTAATGGGAAAATTCTTGATCGAAAATCTATGGGGGAAGATCTATTTTGGGCAATTAGAGGGGGTGGGGGTGGAAGTTTTGGTGTTGTAGTCGCTTGGAAAGTGAATCTTGTTTATGTTCCTGATAAAGTTACGGTTTTTAGCCTTACCAAGACAATAGAAGAAGGTGGGTCGAGTCTTTTTAACAAGTGGCAGTACGTTTCACACAATGTAAGTCGAGATTTATTCATAAGAGTTGAAATACAACCTGCTTTAAATGAGTCAGGAAACAAAACAATTCAAGTGATGTTCAGCTCGATGTTTCTTGGAAATGTGGATCAACTCATGGAAACCATAACAGATGGCTTCCCTGAGTTGGGTTTACAGGAAAAAGACTGCAGTGAAATGAGTTGGATCGAAACGGTACTTTATTTTGATGATTATACAGTTGGGAGAAGCGTTGATGTTCTTAAAGAAAGAAACACCGTCGACAAAAGCTACGGCATTAATAAATCAGATTATGTGAAAGAACCAATACCAGAAGAAAAGCTGGAAGAGATATGGAAATGGTGTTTGGAGGGAGACTGGCCGGTTCTTGTAATGGAACCGCAAGGTGGAAAGATGCACGAGATTGATGACACGATAATTGCTTACCCTTATCGAAAAGGGTATTTGTATAACGTACAATATAGAGAGAAATGGGAAGATGACAGCTTTGAATCATCCGAAAAGCGTATAAGTTGGATGAGAAAGATGTATGAAAATATGGCACCATATGTGGCAAAGAATCCAAGAGCAGCTTATGTGAATTTCCGGGATTTGGATTTAGGTGAAAATGATGTAGATAACACAAGTTACTTGAATGCTTTGAAGTGGGGAAGCAAGTATTTTGGTGACAATTTTAGGAGGTTGGCTATGGTGAAAGGTGTTGTTGATCCAGATAATTTCTTCTTTTTTGAGCAGAGTATCCCCCCTTTGATAACGTGTGAAGAGAAAAGTGACATTGGATCATGCTAA